The Rhodococcus sp. B50 DNA window GGACAGGATTCGGTTGCGCAGATGCTCGGCCAGGACCGCATAGGCAGGTCCGTTCTTGGCGGGCGCATCCCGGGTCGTCGGTTCGGTCACGAGGGTCGACTCTTTTCTCTCGAAAGCGGCGGTGGATGGGCCGAGCCTAACCCGACCCTCCGGTCGGGACAGGACATCACGCATGCACCCCACACGACGTAATCATCCGCTCTTTAGGCTCCTTTTCCAAGGATTAGGCCTCAAGAAGGCGGGATCCGTCGCAGATTTCGACTGAAAACATCTGAGGTATTGATTTCTCGGGCGCCCTCAAGCACGATGACCTACATCACCTCTCCCGGTGACCCCCACCCCAGACTTCGGACCGCCGCACGGCTCGGTCGTCCCCTCCGCTCCTCGCGGGCCCCGAAAGATTGGAAGTATTGATGAAGAGAATCGGAGTCGACGTCGGCGGCACGTTCACCGACCTCGTGCTGTGGGACGACGACGGCACCGTAGTGGTCCACAAGACTCCGTCGACGAACCACGACCCGTCCATCGGAACCATGGACGGAATCGAGGTCCTCGCCGAACGCGCCGGCATCGACCCATCCGACATCGACATGTTCTTCCACGGCACCACCGTCGCCACCAACATCGTGCTCGAACACAACGGGTGCAACGTCGGCATGATCACCACCGAGGGCTTCCGCGACCTTCTGCACATCGCCCGCAAGAAGCGTCCCCTCAACTACTCCAACTACCAGGACCTGCCCTGGCAGAAATGGCAACTGGTGCCGCGCCGCAACCGCCGGGTCGTACCCGAACGGATCGACGCTGCAGGCAACGTCCTCGTACCGCTGGACGAAGATTCAGTGCGTCGAGAAGTTCGCCTGCTCCGCGAACGCGGAGTCGACGCCATCGCCGTCGCCTTCCTGCACTCCTACCGCAACCCCACGCACGAAAAGCGTGTCAAGGACATCATTCTCGAGGAATATCCCGAGGTGTTCATCTCGCTGTCCAGCGAGGTCGCACCTCAGTACCGCGAGTACGAACGCTTCTCCACCGCGGCACTCAACGCCTTCATCGGACCGAAGACCTCGAGCTACATCGCCAACCTTGCAGAGAAGGCCGCCGCGGCTCAGGTCGGCGACGACGTGCACCTGATGACTTCCGCCGGCGGTCTCGTCACTTCTCGTAGTGCGAGTGAACACCCGGTCTCCCTTCTGACCAGCGGCGTGGTCGCCGGACTGCTGGGTGGATGCGCCATCGGTAAGGCCTCCGGATTCCCGAGTGTCATCACACTCGACGTGGGCGGCACGTCGGCCGACATCGGCGTGGCCCCCAACGGGACCCTTCGAATGAAGCACCTCCTCGACACCCGCATCGGCGACTACCACGCCATGGTGCCGATGGCCGAAGTCGACACGATCGGCGCCGGCGGTGGCTCCATCGCCATGGTCGACGAGGGCGGCATGTTCCGGGTCGGACCCCGCAGCGCCGGCGCATTCCCCGGAC harbors:
- a CDS encoding hydantoinase/oxoprolinase family protein → MKRIGVDVGGTFTDLVLWDDDGTVVVHKTPSTNHDPSIGTMDGIEVLAERAGIDPSDIDMFFHGTTVATNIVLEHNGCNVGMITTEGFRDLLHIARKKRPLNYSNYQDLPWQKWQLVPRRNRRVVPERIDAAGNVLVPLDEDSVRREVRLLRERGVDAIAVAFLHSYRNPTHEKRVKDIILEEYPEVFISLSSEVAPQYREYERFSTAALNAFIGPKTSSYIANLAEKAAAAQVGDDVHLMTSAGGLVTSRSASEHPVSLLTSGVVAGLLGGCAIGKASGFPSVITLDVGGTSADIGVAPNGTLRMKHLLDTRIGDYHAMVPMAEVDTIGAGGGSIAMVDEGGMFRVGPRSAGAFPGPACYARGGTEPTSTDAMVMMGWLREDSFLSGTMEVEPGLARTAIQTHIADKLGTDVDEAAMGIFKILAHSMTEAISLHSVRKGYDPRDFSLIAEGGAGPLFAWQIADQLGIPRVIVPGHPGITSAVGLLTTDIRYEIPTTVWTSSADADLNLLQKQMDRLSREAAAQLEADGVPAENIFLERSVDCRYVGQGYELRVPAPDGDIDDVWVKTVAEAFHEAHGRTYSQRFDDKSVQLINIRVTGVGAVPHVRITEIEKGTADSSAAIKTMTRALFWRDETAPPEWIDTPVYDRALLLAGNTIEGPAIVEQFDSTTIIGMNQHATVDAVGHIIIERKPA